The region CCGTGAGCTCTCAAGGCTGCAAGGGGAAGAAGCTTCTGGAACCATCGGGAATGCCTCTTGTACTTGAAATGTGGTCAGGCCTAGGGGAGTGTCCTTCACAACACAGCCCGACCGGACTGGGGGAAAGGATGCTCAAACCTGGGAGCCTCATCCTGGAAGGTTCTACCTCAGTGAATCAGAAGAGCCCTGATGTTCAGCACAGCTGTCACCGCCCAGACCCCCACAGAGCCAGGGAACCTGCTGAACCTCTATAACCAACGGTGAGAACCTGATATAAGGGGCAGCTGCTTTTAAACAGCGACCAGAGCTCCGAGTGAGCCACTGGGACAGCTCAGAAGGCACCTGCCACCGGCCCGCTGTCTGTTTCCTATGAGTTTGGGAGGGGGAGGACACCTAATGCCAAACCTGGCTTCCGTGAAGGAAGGGTACCAGGTGACCCTGTTTTTTTAAGGACGGAATCTTCCGCAGTGACAGCCAACAGCCGTATCCATCCAGGGAGCCCCcaacagggagagaggagaaagaatcgCGTTTGCGACCTTCTGTGGCTTGGCCAGGGAACCTAGTTGGAGGGAAAGGTGGGATGGAgctgggaacagaggttttattCACAAGGCTCGCTGGGTCGCTCGTGTTTAAAAACCCCAAGTGTAAAACTTGTTATCAAATCGTTGAAAATAGCATATTTATCTACTCGGTTTTACCAAAAAACGGGAAACCTGGCAACATTTCCTAGTTTCAAAAAGACTAAGAAAGGagtagagaaaacaggaaaacacgaAGGCGGATGCTGCCTTCTCCTCCGAACACCACGGTGGGCCACACTGGGGGCTCCTGGCTGTTTCTGGGTAGCACCATTTACCAGTTGTCCAGAAAATCAAAGCCTGTCTTCAAGAGGACACTGGAACTGATctgcagaggggagagggagataaaATAAGACGCAGGCCTCTGTTTCAGCCATGCACAACCTAAAGACAGCTTTCCATTTAAAATGACCCAGATGAAAGCAGCTACTTCTGCCTCAGGGGCCCCTGACCCCAATTCGCCTCAGTGCTACGGACCAGAAAGTTACCCAACATCCAGAGCAAATGACACTGTGTCACAGCCAACACCAGCCCCCCGGACTCCAGGAAGCGCTGTGTGCCATTTCCAGAAGCATTCACGGAACAAGGAACAGCCTGGTTCTCTACTAGTACTCTCCTGCTTCTGAACAGCTTTATAAAGTGAAGAGACACATCTGCCAGCCGGTGGCCGCTTCTCCCTTGGGGTAGCCAGGCCCACTGTGCACCGGGCTGGGCTCGGGGGAGAGAAGCTCAGCAGAACAGGTGTGTGCAGGTAGGGTCTTGGCTGGCAGTGAGTGTGCAGGCAAAGAGCACACCCCGGGGCAGCTTCAGAGAGCTGGGTCAGTTTAATGGGGAGGGTTTAGGGTGGGGGGAAAAAGGGGTATTTATGCCACTGGGGAGGTGGCCGGGATCTCTAGGGGACAGGTTGTGGACTGTGTACAACTGGCCAGGGCAGGAGTGTTGGAAGATGCTTCACCTACTCAGGGGCtgcagggtggggggaggggcgtgAGGAACCTTACAAGGTCAAACAAGGAGAGAGACCTGATAACTGTCAGGGCACTAAATTCTTACTAGGGTTGATAGCGGGGAAGCCGAGTTTCCGTCACCAGATTGGGAGGAGCGGAGATGGCCAACTCCTGCCATCCTGTCTTTGAGGTTTCTGGGGTTAATGCAGTCTCAACCCTCCCCCTGTATCCCTGAGCCCTTACGGTCCAGCACCTATCTTTGTCCTAGAACTAACTAAATAGGCTGGGCTGTCTGGCCAACTAGCACAAGGATTTAcctgtctccagctcccagtATTGGGATTTTAACATTGCACCATGCCCAGAGTTTTCTTCTTAACATGggctctggaaattgaactcagaggAGGGGACCATGGGGAATCAGTGCTGTCCCATCCTGTGGGCTCCCCTTGGTCatccatgaaagaacacaccacctCCACTAACACCACgactgccactgccaccaccaccaccaccaccaccaccaccaccaccaccaccaccaccaccaccaccaccaccatcaccaccaccaccaccagcaccaccaccatcaccaccaccaccaccaccaccaccaccaccaccaccaccaccaccaccaccaccaccaccaccaccaccaccaccaccaccaccaccaccatcaccaccaccaccaccaccaccaccaccaccaccaccaccaccatcaccaccaccaccaccatcaccaccaccaccaccatcaccgccaCCACCAAGCCTTCTGATGTGAACTTGGCAACATCACTCACCTGCGAGAGTGCAGGCTCTGAGAACAGaggatcatcatcatcatcatctttgtcCTGCTGGGCAGCAGGAGGCGGTGGCTTCTCTGGGGACTTTGTGGGGGTAGACTTGGGCAGCAAGCTGGCAGGGGCTTGTACTGGCTGGGGCGCCTCTTGCTCCGTGCTCACGCTGGGCAGGATTTGCGGTTCCTGTGGCACAGGCTTGGCCTCCCTGTCTTTTATGGCGGGCTCCTGACGGTAGCAGGCTGGCAGAactttctcccccttctccatgGACTTGATCTGGCTGGGTGTCAGGGACTGGAACTCAGCTTCAGGCCCCTCCTGAGAACGCTCGGCGTTGATCTTCCAGAAGGATGCTTCCTCCTCTTTTCGAGACGGTCCCAGGGCATCCAGGCTAGAGGATCTGCTGCTCTGGGCAGGTTTGGAACCCTGTGTGCCCTGAGAGGCCTTGGCCAGGGGCCTGGTATCATTGGTCATAGTGGCAGTGCTGGGCTCCTGGACCGATAAGGAGGAGATACTGAATTCCATTTGactctggggggggggcagaaagaACAGACAAATGAGGGCAAGTCTTGGAACGCCCTGGGGCAGCTGGCAGACATCTGGCTCACCCACACTATTCCTCAGGTATACGGACATTGCAACATTGTAACATTGTAAGCTGATTATCTGTTGGTCCCATGTGACCGTTTTCACAGAAGTTCTTACTATCTTCCAGAAACACATTAGGAGTTACGAGGCCAAGCCCCATCACAATGAGCCCTCAGCAGTTCTACGACCAGAGTCATAACAATGGCCAAAGACCCCTGTTGGCTATGACAGCACATGGCTTGGCCCATCACAGTTCTGGCCCATGTGGGGTTTGTAAGGCATCAGAGTCCTGCTTCCCACAGCAAAACACCCAGAGTGAAGGGAAGCTATGTGGGCAAAGCCCGTATCTTATGTCCGAGCGCACAGGTCAACCACTTTCCTGACCCACATCCAGTCAACCATGGTGGCCTCTGAAATGCTGCTACTGAGCTCTTCTGACAGAAATCATTGCCAAGGATTCTGAGTCTTCCATCAAAGAAGAGCTAACTGCAGGCAACGTCTTCCCCGCTCTGCAGAACTTCAAAATCAATCCCGAAAAGTGCACttcctgggctggggatttagctcagcggtagggcgcttacctaggaagcgcaaggccctgggttcggtccccagccccgaaaaaaaaaacaaaaaaaaaaaaaaaaaaaaaaagaaaagtgcacTTCCCATCATGTCGGCACTGTCATACCACTCCCttgtaaatgtaaaataataaatgatattgCATAAAGCTGGGAAAGTAGAGAAAAAGCTCAGAAAAGTCAGTCATAAGCCCTTCCCCCATAACTGCATTTTTGTGCCATATTATACATTAGATGTGGGTCTTGTCAGGTCTATAACGGGGGTGTCACTTCTTCAGTGCAGTCTGAGCATCATCCAGGTCTtcacaacctctctctctctgtgtgtgtgtgtgtgtgtgtgtgtgtgtgtgtgtgtgtgtgtgtgtagaggccaggggACAACTTCAAGTATGTTCCTCAGATGCCAGTGTTGTATAGTAAACTCCTCTTGGAAGGGATCTTCTTGAGActtaggaagtaaacaactcaatagctttaggaaatccctgaaactgaccaaacTCACTAGGCTCCTCCCTCACATCCCTATATAAGCAGTGAGGACTGCTGAGAGGTGCTATTGAACAGGCAGAGATGACTCAGACCAACTGGGCTCCCTGGAAGACATGCTCTTTATCCTGCTgagctgcaggctgtgcagtgtgctccaggtttctAGTTTtggtgagctgtcacccatgctggggtgggtttTTGGTAATGAAGCTGtcattgagtcatttctgctaGTGTAAGTGACCCCTCCCCATCTATACTCTTGCAAATCACCCCCAATAAAACacactggttcaccaagttggactttggtggtatccttACTTTGGTCTGCTGTTGGTTCCTTATTTGGGGTGAACAGACATTTGTTCCCATTTCCCCCAGAATAATAGTCTATAACAGCTTTCTTGttctttgatacagggtctctgtCACTGGTCAGAAACCCAGTAAGAGGCTAAGCTGGCTCACGGCAATCCCTGggttctgtgtgtttctgtgtcgtCAGCACTGGGAAAACAAGTGCCTGTCACCATGGCACATAGAGAATACCACTCCGGGCCTCATACTTGTAGGGAGAGAATCTACTgacagccatcctcctgccccacaaCTACTTATAGAGGCTGTGAACATGTCATTCAGTAGCTCTACTTTAAGGGGCTGTGAACATCACTCCTCAGTAGCTCTCCCACAGCCTACCTCCCATTCTTCATGAACAGTTTACACCTCCTGACCCTCACTCCTTCCCAGGGGACCCTGGGACTATCTCCCGGTTACAGAAACAAAGTATCAAAGGCAAAGGTTTAAAGTCCCCGTGAGTGGCTTCAGATGCACACTGTCACTGCTGCTTTACACAGCTGCTCTGTCTTACGCCCCAGCTGTAGATCAGAGTCATTTCTGGTTAACTGAGTTGGTCATTTCAACCTGTGCTAACTCACAAAACACTGGACACAGATGATATCATCCGGTAAATGGgccagtcttttcttttctttttttttttttagagctggggaccgaacccagggcttgtgcttgctaggcaagcgctctaccactgagctaaatccccaacacgctgtttcttttcttttcttttcttttcttttctcctttctttctttctttttttctttcttccttcccctttttttttttcttttttttttttttgaggaaaatagTAATTTGACACAGTGACACTGTTGCAAAAGCACAGGGGAGGAGAAGACCCCCCAGTTAGGGGTTGAATGGCAGAACCCCAGCAGCCAGAAAGCAACCTGTCTAGCCTCTTAGTGAAGCAGGAAGGGGCAGGGATTGGAAACTAGGAGTTTGAAACTTTCAAAATGGCAAGCTAGGAGAGGGATGGCTCCAACAAGGGGGTCAGAGTGCAGGCGACCCTAGCACAGGTCTTCCTCGGAGAACCTGCCCTTGGCACTGCTCGGGGCGGCATCCTGGAATGCTTCATAATTTACATACATTCTTGCAAGTTATAAGACTACCGGGGTTCCTCTCCATAGGCAGGGACCTCAGGACAAAGTGGACCACAGCCCTTCCTCCATGTGAGATGCAGGCTCAGGACCTGAAT is a window of Rattus rattus isolate New Zealand chromosome 17, Rrattus_CSIRO_v1, whole genome shotgun sequence DNA encoding:
- the C17H1orf198 gene encoding uncharacterized protein C1orf198 homolog — encoded protein: MASMAAAIAASRSAVMSGNRPLDDRERKRFTYFSSLSPMARKIMQDKEKIREKYGPEWARLPPAQQDEIIDRCLVGPRAPAAAADAGDVPDPERFPGLRGPTGQKLVRFGDEDITWQDEHSAPFSWETRSQMEFSISSLSVQEPSTATMTNDTRPLAKASQGTQGSKPAQSSRSSSLDALGPSRKEEEASFWKINAERSQEGPEAEFQSLTPSQIKSMEKGEKVLPACYRQEPAIKDREAKPVPQEPQILPSVSTEQEAPQPVQAPASLLPKSTPTKSPEKPPPPAAQQDKDDDDDDPLFSEPALSQISSSVLLKTGFDFLDNW